From Diospyros lotus cultivar Yz01 chromosome 4, ASM1463336v1, whole genome shotgun sequence, a single genomic window includes:
- the LOC127799542 gene encoding nuclear transcription factor Y subunit B-3-like, producing MTRKRCQTGSPSSYITNSAAVVDNDDDGSSKEQLDRFLPIANVSRIMKKSLPGNAKISKEGKETVQECVSEFISFITGEASDKCQREKRKTINGDDLLWAMTTLGFDNYLAPLKLYLNKYRETEGERSSSYTPSRHVHVAPGYQHQNNISGGLSVNNLQGRRFMDDDNSIDAIKSYGNGNCNCNGNGDYHLVSSSTTTGALI from the coding sequence ATGACCAGAAAAAGATGTCAAACGGGAAGCCCATCATCATATATAACAAATTCAGCAGCAGTGGTGGACAACGACGACGACGGCTCCTCCAAAGAGCAGTTAGATCGGTTCCTCCCCATCGCCAACGTCAGCCGAATCATGAAGAAGTCGCTGCCCGGCAATGCCAAAATCTCCAAGGAAGGGAAAGAGACGGTGCAGGAATGCGTGTCTGAGTTCATCAGCTTCATCACCGGCGAGGCTTCCGACAAGTGCCAGCGGGAGAAGCGGAAGACCATCAACGGCGACGACCTTCTCTGGGCCATGACTACCCTTGGCTTCGACAACTATCTTGCCCCCTTGAAGCTCTATCTCAACAAGTACAGGGAGACCGAGGGGGAGAGGAGCTCCTCCTACACGCCCAGCCGCCATGTCCATGTCGCCCCCGGATACCAGCACCAGAACAATATTTCCGGCGGCTTATCAGTCAATAATCTTCAGGGTCGACGTTTCATGGACGACGATAATAGTATTGATGCTATAAAGAGCTATGGGAATGGTAATTGTAATTGTAATGGTAATGGAGATTATCATCTGGTAAGTAGCAGTACCACTACTGGTGCTTTAATTTGA
- the LOC127800804 gene encoding somatic embryogenesis receptor kinase 1-like isoform X3: MVFLILQINPSKQVYHVLSLAWGIISSRLNNNSLSGNIPMSLTNITALQVLDLSNNHLSGPVPDNGSFSLFTPISFANNLNLCGPVTGKPCPGSPPFAPPPPFVQPTISSPGGYSATGAIAGGVAAGAALLFAAPAIGFAWWRRRKPQEYFFDVPAEEDPEVQLGQLKRFSLRELHVATDGFSNKNILGRGGFGKVYRGRLADGSLVAVKRLKEERTPGGELQFQTEVEMISMAVHRNLLRLRGFCMTPSERILVYPYMANGSVVSCLRERQPSEPPLDWPTRKRIALGSARGLSYLHDHCDPKIIHRDVKAANILLDEEFEAVVGDFGLAKLMDYKDTHVTTAVRGTIGHIAPEYLSTGKSSEKTDVFGYGIMLLELITGQRAFDLSRLANDDDVMLLDWVKGLLKEKKLEMLVDPDLQNNYIEAEVQQLIQVALLCTQGSPMDRPKMSEVVRMLEGDGLAEKWEEWQKVEVVRQEVELTAPRSSEWILDSTNNLHAVELSGPR; the protein is encoded by the exons ATGGTCTTCTTAATCCTCCAAATCAATCCTTCCAAACAAGTGTACCATGTGTTGTCGTTGGCATGGGGGATCATATCAAG CCGGCTCAACAACAACAGCCTGTCTGGTAACATCCCAATGTCCCTGACTAATATAACAGCATTGCAAGTACT TGATTTGTCAAATAATCATTTATCAGGACCTGTCCCAGACAATGGTTCATTTTCATTGTTCACTCCCATCAG TTTTGCTAATAACTTAAATCTATGTGGACCTGTTACTGGGAAGCCTTGCCCTGGATCTCCACCATTTGCCCCTCCTCCTCCATTTGTTCAACCAACAATTTCTTCTCCAG GAGGGTATAGTGCTACTGGAGCAATTGCTGGAGGTGTAGCTGCTGGTGCTGCCTTATTATTTGCTGCCCCTGCCATTGGATTTGCATGGTGGCGGCGAAGGAAACCTCAAGAATATTTCTTTGATGTACCTG CCGAAGAGGATCCAGAAGTCCAATTGGGACAGCTCAAGAGGTTTTCTTTGAGAGAATTGCATGTTGCAACTGATGGCTTTAGCAACAAAAACATTCTTGGAAGGGGTGGatttggtaaggtgtacagggGACGTCTTGCTGATGGTTCTCTAGTGGCAGTGAAAAGACTTAAAGAGGAACGAACGCCAGGAGGGGAGTTGCAGTTCCAAACAGAAGTGGAAATGATCAGCATGGCTGTGCATCGAAATCTTTTGCGACTACGTGGGTTTTGCATGACACCGTCAGAGCGAATACTTGTTTATCCTTACATGGCAAATGGAAGTGTTGTGTCATGTTTGAGAG AACGCCAACCATCTGAACCACCACTTGATTGGCCAACCAGGAAGAGAATTGCACTGGGATCTGCAAGAGGGCTTTCTTATTTGCATGATCACTGTGACCCAAAGATCATTCATCGTGATGTGAAAGCAGCAAACATTTTGTTGGATGAGGAATTTGAGGCTGTTGTTGGTGATTTTGGATTGGCTAAACTAATGGATTATAAAGATACCCATGTTACAACTGCAGTACGTGGCACCATTGGACATATAGCTCCTGAATATCTGTCTACAGGAAAATCATCAGAGAAGACTGATGTATTTGGTTATGGAATTATGTTGTTAGAACTCATCACAGGACAAAGGGCATTTGACCTTTCTCGGCTAGCAAACGATGATGATGTTATGCTGCTAGACTGG GTTAAAGGTCTCTTAAAAGAGAAAAAGCTAGAAATGCTAGTAGATCCAGATTTGCAGAACAATTATATTGAAGCTGAAGTTCAGCAGCTAATCCAAGTAGCCCTACTCTGCACCCAAGGATCTCCAATGGATCGGCCTAAGATGTCTGAGGTTGTCAGAATGCTTGAAGGTGATGGTTTGGCTGAAAAATGGGAGGAATGGCAGAAGGTGGAGGTAGTCCGCCAGGAGGTTGAACTGACTGCACCTCGAAGTTCTGAATGGATTCTTGACTCAACTAACAATCTCCATGCTGTTGAGCTGTCTGGACCAAGATGA
- the LOC127799541 gene encoding protein HEAT INTOLERANT 4-like isoform X1 encodes MRRGTKRMRTKPEDSKPAEETRKDSSKAGARAKGVKASKPQSDPEFFPDKRNLEDLWQQVFPVGTEWDQLDQVYQYKWNFSNLENAFEEGGELHGQKVYLFGCTEPQLVFFKGEGKVTCIPVVVAVVSPFPPSDKIGINSVQREAEEIVPMKQMKMDWVPYIPLENRDSQVERLKSQIFILSCTQRRAGLRHLKLDRVKKFEYCLPYFYQPFKEDELEQSTIVEIIFPAEQKPSQMRFTKQLCSFVFEFTDKLIEEEELSEDQKDAFKDFVKEKVREAKKANREAREARKKALEEMSDETKAAFQNMQFYKFYPVSTPDSPDVSNVKSPFINRYYGKAHKVM; translated from the exons ATGAGGAGGGGCACCAAGAGAATGCGGACCAAGCCAGAGGATTCCAAACCCGCCGAGGAGACGAGGAAAGACTCGAGCAAAGCTGGTGCAAGAGCCAAGGGAGTCAAAGCTTCGAAGCCTCAATCCGACCCCGAGTTCTTCCCCGACAAGCGTAATCTG GAGGACTTGTGGCAACAGGTTTTTCCAGTTGGGACTGAG TGGGATCAGTTAGACCAGGTCTATCAGTACAAGTGGAATTTCTCAAATCTAGAA AATGCATTTGAAGAGGGTGGAGAACTTCATGGGCAGAAAGTCTACCTTTTTGGCTGTACTGAGC CTCAATTGGTCTTTTTCAAGGGTGAAGGAAAAGTCACCTGCATACCTGTTGTAGTTGCT GTTGTGTCTCCTTTTCCACCATCAGATAAGATTGGGATTAACTCCGTTCAAAGGGAGGCAGAGGAAATTGTGCCCATGAAGCAGATGAAGATGGATTGGGTTCCGTATATTCCCTTGGAAAATAG AGATTCTCAAGTTGAAAGACTTAAATCACAAATTTTTATTCTTAGCTGCACACAAAGAAG GGCTGGTTTAAGACATTTGAAGTTGGACCGTGTCAAGAAATTCGAGTACTGCTTACCTT ATTTCTATCAGCCCTTCAAGGAAGATGAGCTTGAACAGAGCACCATTGTGGAAATCATATTTCCAGCTGAACAAAAACCG TCTCAAATGAGGTTTACCAAGCAGTTGTGCTCATTCGTATTT GAATTCACTGATAAGCTCATTGAAGAGGAAGAGTTGTCTGAAGATCAAAAAGATGCTTTCAAG GATTTTGTGAAAGAGAAGGTTCGAGAGGCAAAAAAAGCCAATCGTGAG GCAAGggaagcaaggaagaaagcGCTAGAAGAAATGAGTGATGAAACAAAGGCAGCATTCCAAAATATGCAGTTTTACAAGTTCTATCCGGTCTCAACACCTGATTCTCCTGATGTATCCAATGTTAAG TCTCCCTTCATAAACAGGTATTACGGAAAAGCCCATAAAGTTATGTGA
- the LOC127799541 gene encoding protein HEAT INTOLERANT 4-like isoform X2, producing MRRGTKRMRTKPEDSKPAEETRKDSSKAGARAKGVKASKPQSDPEFFPDKRNLEDLWQQVFPVGTEWDQLDQVYQYKWNFSNLENAFEEGGELHGQKVYLFGCTEPQLVFFKGEGKVTCIPVVVAVVSPFPPSDKIGINSVQREAEEIVPMKQMKMDWVPYIPLENRDSQVERLKSQIFILSCTQRRAGLRHLKLDRVKKFEYCLPYFYQPFKEDELEQSTIVEIIFPAEQKPVFCEFDWELDELEEFTDKLIEEEELSEDQKDAFKDFVKEKVREAKKANREAREARKKALEEMSDETKAAFQNMQFYKFYPVSTPDSPDVSNVKSPFINRYYGKAHKVM from the exons ATGAGGAGGGGCACCAAGAGAATGCGGACCAAGCCAGAGGATTCCAAACCCGCCGAGGAGACGAGGAAAGACTCGAGCAAAGCTGGTGCAAGAGCCAAGGGAGTCAAAGCTTCGAAGCCTCAATCCGACCCCGAGTTCTTCCCCGACAAGCGTAATCTG GAGGACTTGTGGCAACAGGTTTTTCCAGTTGGGACTGAG TGGGATCAGTTAGACCAGGTCTATCAGTACAAGTGGAATTTCTCAAATCTAGAA AATGCATTTGAAGAGGGTGGAGAACTTCATGGGCAGAAAGTCTACCTTTTTGGCTGTACTGAGC CTCAATTGGTCTTTTTCAAGGGTGAAGGAAAAGTCACCTGCATACCTGTTGTAGTTGCT GTTGTGTCTCCTTTTCCACCATCAGATAAGATTGGGATTAACTCCGTTCAAAGGGAGGCAGAGGAAATTGTGCCCATGAAGCAGATGAAGATGGATTGGGTTCCGTATATTCCCTTGGAAAATAG AGATTCTCAAGTTGAAAGACTTAAATCACAAATTTTTATTCTTAGCTGCACACAAAGAAG GGCTGGTTTAAGACATTTGAAGTTGGACCGTGTCAAGAAATTCGAGTACTGCTTACCTT ATTTCTATCAGCCCTTCAAGGAAGATGAGCTTGAACAGAGCACCATTGTGGAAATCATATTTCCAGCTGAACAAAAACCG GTATTCTGTGAATTTGATTGGGAACTTGACGAACTTGAG GAATTCACTGATAAGCTCATTGAAGAGGAAGAGTTGTCTGAAGATCAAAAAGATGCTTTCAAG GATTTTGTGAAAGAGAAGGTTCGAGAGGCAAAAAAAGCCAATCGTGAG GCAAGggaagcaaggaagaaagcGCTAGAAGAAATGAGTGATGAAACAAAGGCAGCATTCCAAAATATGCAGTTTTACAAGTTCTATCCGGTCTCAACACCTGATTCTCCTGATGTATCCAATGTTAAG TCTCCCTTCATAAACAGGTATTACGGAAAAGCCCATAAAGTTATGTGA
- the LOC127799541 gene encoding protein HEAT INTOLERANT 4-like isoform X3, protein MRRGTKRMRTKPEDSKPAEETRKDSSKAGARAKGVKASKPQSDPEFFPDKRNLEDLWQQVFPVGTEWDQLDQVYQYKWNFSNLENAFEEGGELHGQKVYLFGCTEPQLVFFKGEGKVTCIPVVVAVVSPFPPSDKIGINSVQREAEEIVPMKQMKMDWVPYIPLENRDSQVERLKSQIFILSCTQRRAGLRHLKLDRVKKFEYCLPYFYQPFKEDELEQSTIVEIIFPAEQKPSQMRFTKQLCSFVFVRRLLFCFTSYRYSVNLIGNLTNLRNSLISSLKRKSCLKIKKMLSRIL, encoded by the exons ATGAGGAGGGGCACCAAGAGAATGCGGACCAAGCCAGAGGATTCCAAACCCGCCGAGGAGACGAGGAAAGACTCGAGCAAAGCTGGTGCAAGAGCCAAGGGAGTCAAAGCTTCGAAGCCTCAATCCGACCCCGAGTTCTTCCCCGACAAGCGTAATCTG GAGGACTTGTGGCAACAGGTTTTTCCAGTTGGGACTGAG TGGGATCAGTTAGACCAGGTCTATCAGTACAAGTGGAATTTCTCAAATCTAGAA AATGCATTTGAAGAGGGTGGAGAACTTCATGGGCAGAAAGTCTACCTTTTTGGCTGTACTGAGC CTCAATTGGTCTTTTTCAAGGGTGAAGGAAAAGTCACCTGCATACCTGTTGTAGTTGCT GTTGTGTCTCCTTTTCCACCATCAGATAAGATTGGGATTAACTCCGTTCAAAGGGAGGCAGAGGAAATTGTGCCCATGAAGCAGATGAAGATGGATTGGGTTCCGTATATTCCCTTGGAAAATAG AGATTCTCAAGTTGAAAGACTTAAATCACAAATTTTTATTCTTAGCTGCACACAAAGAAG GGCTGGTTTAAGACATTTGAAGTTGGACCGTGTCAAGAAATTCGAGTACTGCTTACCTT ATTTCTATCAGCCCTTCAAGGAAGATGAGCTTGAACAGAGCACCATTGTGGAAATCATATTTCCAGCTGAACAAAAACCG TCTCAAATGAGGTTTACCAAGCAGTTGTGCTCATTCGTATTTGTAAGAAGGCTTCTCTTTTGTTTTACTTCCTACAGGTATTCTGTGAATTTGATTGGGAACTTGACGAACTTGAG GAATTCACTGATAAGCTCATTGAAGAGGAAGAGTTGTCTGAAGATCAAAAAGATGCTTTCAAG GATTTTGTGA